One Ricinus communis isolate WT05 ecotype wild-type chromosome 7, ASM1957865v1, whole genome shotgun sequence genomic region harbors:
- the LOC8274917 gene encoding E3 ubiquitin-protein ligase RKP isoform X2, giving the protein MADDGIRVGGGISAGLAVILNGEDGKESSSKTRLVSYCDDFGNQPVERALEYVFGLPNKLLSPLTASVDNNLVRSIIKNEFQKVHVKSDTLGSDRDGICIFDNGCRPHKVGLEELSICGDIRIIKPPFVLESLAMFSSTRANVCVWEGKWMYEVILATSGVQQLGWATVSCPFTDHKGVGDADDSYAFDGKRVRKWNKDAEPYGQSWVVGDVIGCCIDLDQDKILFYRNGVSLGVAFCGIRKMGPGFGYHPAISLSQGERCELNFGGRPFKYPIQGFLPLQEPPAVNLLATELLRALSRLSEMYCMERADSSIVGKFRRLKRFVSLEELFYPVCRGICEELFFLLDSDAGRTEYVAWGPLLSFMMEIFRVQPPHGYSSLDRFIDILLEFQESHLMFECVINALSCGCKTTSLVLTECPYSGSYTYLALACYILRREELMGLWWKLPDFEFLFEGFLSQKSLNKQDLHCLMPSVWWPGSCEDISYESSMLLTTTALSEAVSKIEEKHRDLCLLVIQFVPPTTPPQLPGSVFRTFLQNLLLKKRGADRNVPPPGVSSNSVLVSLYTVILHFLSEGFAMRDICGWLKSCETNNYDVGFLHRGGEQSFPVDLFLKNDSYRTDISRLGGSFSHLSKSHPVYDQEVEAVRWEEGCMDDEEIRVTHKTIQKPCCCSSYDVELSKMSKHQTRYISKGSRVHCTPIPERSTHVAAECSAGSLNDEIADKPSTSDQSESEFGYHPMRDMRIVPRESNMSSDTLREEELLDTLLLLYHIGVAPNFKQASYYMSHQSQSISLLDETDKQIRERGCSEQLRRLKEVRNDYREEVIDCVRHCAWYRISLFSRWKQRGMYATCMWIVQLVLVLSKVDSLFIYIPEFYLETLVDCFHVLRKSDPPFVPPAIFIKQGLASFVTFVVSHFNDPRILSADLRDLLLQSISVLVQYKEYLAAFESNEAAIQRMPKALLSAFDNRSWIPVTNILLRLCKGSRFGSSKHGESSSSSSVVFQNLLREACINDGELFSAFLNRLFNTLSWTMTEFSVSIREMQEKYQVCAEHSY; this is encoded by the exons ATGGCAGATGATGGTATCAGGGTTGGTGGTGGAATTTCAGCTGGTTTGGCTGTTATATTGAATGGTGAGGATGGGAAGGAGAGTTCGTCTAAAACCCGTCTTGTTTCGTATTGTGATGATTTTGGTAACCAGCCTGTGGAGCGAGCTCTTGAGTATGTTTTTGGTCTACCCAATAAATTGCTCAGTCCATTGACTGCTTCTGTTGACAATAATTTAGTTCGATCTATCATTAAGAATGAGTTCCAGAAGGTTCATGTGAAATCTGATACTTTGGGTAGTGATAGGGATGGAATTTGTATTTTCGATAATGGCTGTCGACCTCATAAAGTTGGGCTTGAAGAATTAAGCATTTGTGGTGATATTAGAATCATTAAGCCACCTTTTGTTCTAGAGAGTTTAGCAATGTTCAGCAGTACCAGGGCTAATGTTTGCGTTTGGGAAGGCAAATGGATGTATGAAGTTATATTAGCAACTTCTGGTGTGCAACAGCTTGGATGGGCAACTGTTTCTTGCCCTTTCACTGACCATAAGGGTGTAGGTGATGCTGATGATTCTTATGCATTTGATGGGAAGAGAGTTAGAAAGTGGAACAAGGACGCTGAGCCATATGGCCAATCATGGGTTGTTGGTGATGTCATTGGGTGTTGTATTGATCTGGATCAGGATAAGATATTGTTCTATAGAAATGGTGTATCTCTTGGAGTTGCTTTTTGTGGTATACGCAAGATGGGACCTGGATTTGGGTATCACCCTGCAATATCTCTCTCTCAAGGCGAAAGGTGCGAATTAAATTTCGGAGGTCGGCCCTTTAAATACCCCATTCAGGGCTTTCTTCCGCTTCAAGAACCTCCTGCTGTAAATCTTTTGGCTACTGAGTTGCTCCGAGCCTTGTCTAGGTTGTCAGAGATGTATTGTATGGAGAGGGCTGATAGTTCTATAGTTGGGAAGTTTAGAAGATTGAAGAGATTTGTTTCACTTGAGGAACTGTTTTATCCTGTTTGTCGGGGGATATGTGAGGAATTATTCTTTCTACTTGACTCAGATGCAGGGCGGACTGAGTATGTAGCATGGGGTCCGCTTCTTTCATTCATGATGGAGATCTTCAGAGTTCAACCACCACATGGCTATTCGAGTTTGGATAGATTTATTGATATCCTTCTAGAGTTTCAGGAATCGCATCTGATGTTTGAGTGTGTCATTAATGCCCTTTCATGTGGCTGCAAAACAACATCCTTGGTGTTAACTGAATGCCCATACTCAGGTTCTTATACTTATCTTGCGTTGGCATGCTATATTTTAAGACGTGAAGAATTAATGGGTCTCTGGTGGAAGTTGCcagattttgaattcttgtttGAAGGTTTTCTATCACAAAAGAGCCTTAACAAGCAGGATCTTCACTGCTTGATGCCTTCTGTTTGGTGGCCTGGTTCATGCGAAGATATTTCCTATGAATCTAGCATGTTGTTGACGACTACAGCTTTATCTGAAGCTGTCAGCAAG ATTGAGGAGAAGCATAGGGACCTGTGTCTTCTGGTCATACAGTTTGTACCACCTACGACACCTCCTCAGTTACCTGGTTCAGTTTTTAGGACATTTCTACAAAATCTTCTATTGAAGAAGAGAGGTGCAGATCGCAATGTACCACCTCCTGGAGTTTCAAGCAACTCTGTTCTTGTTTCTTTGTACACAGTCATACTTCATTTTCTGTCGGAAGGATTTGCTATGAGGGACATTTGTGGCTGGTTGAAGAGCTGTGaaacaaataattatgatGTTGGATTTCTTCATAGAGGTGGTGAGCAGAGTTTCCCTGTAGATTTGTTTCTGAAAAATGATTCATATCGAACTGACATTTCTAGGCTCGGGGGATCATTTAGTCATCTATCGAAATCTCATCCTGTATATGATCAGGAAGTTGAAGCAGTCCGGTGGGAAGAAGGCTGTATGGATGATGAAGAAATCCGAGTAACTCATAAAACTATACAGAAACCCTGTTGTTGCTCAAGTTATGATGTTGAATTGTCAAAAATGTCGAAGCATCAAACTAGATACATATCCAAAGGTTCTCGTGTCCATTGTACCCCTATTCCAGAGAGGTCTACTCATGTTGCTGCAGAATGCAGCGCAGGAAGTTTGAATGATGAGATTGCTGACAAGCCTAGTACTAGTGATCAATCAGAATCGGAGTTCGGATATCACCCAATGAGGGATATGAGAATTGTGCCAAGAGAGAGTAATATGTCTTCAGATACGCTTAGAGAAGAAGAACTTTTAGATACTTTGCTATTGCTGTATCACATAGGTGTTGCACCGAATTTTAAACAG GCATCGTACTACATGTCTCATCAGTCACAATCTATATCACTTCTGGATGAAACTGATAAGCAAATAAGAGAAAGAGGCTGTAGTGAACAATTACGGCGTTTGAAGGAAGTTCGTAATGATTATCGAGAAGAAGTAATTGATTGTGTCAGACATTGTGCATG GTATCGTATCTCCCTATTCTCTCGTTGGAAGCAAAGAGGGATGTATGCGACGTGCATGTGGATAGTCCAACTGGTTCTCGTTCTTAGCAAAGTGGattctttattcatttatattcCCGAATTTTATCTTGAAACTCTG GTTGACTGTTTCCATGTGTTAAGAAAGAGTGATCCTCCATTTGTTCCTCCGGCAATATTTATCAAGCAAGGACTTGCTTCATTT GTCACTTTTGTAGTTAGCCACTTCAATGATCCAAGGATATTAAGTGCAGATCTCAGGGATCTTCTTCTCCAATCTATTTCAGTCCTAGTACAGTATAAGGAATATTTGGCTGCTTTTGAGAGCAATGAAGCAGCTATACAGAGAATGCCAAAAGCATTACTGTCAGCATTTGATAACAGATCTTGGAT